The DNA region ACGCTGGTAAAGCGGAAAATACGGCAATACGTAAAGGAGTTGTCTTGCGACATTAAAGTCGACCAGGCGATTTTGTTCGGTTCGTGGGCCAAAGGCAATCATAGCCATTTCAGCGACATTGATATTGCCATAGTTTCCGGGGATTTTTCGAGATTCAAAAGGGTGCGGAACATAGCTTTTCTGCTTTCACACGCCGGGAAAATTGATTCCCGGATCGAACCTCTGCCCCTGACTCCGGAGGAAATCAAAGATCCCGATACCCGCAGTTTCGCCGCCGAGATATTGGAAACCGGGAAGGTAATGTATAACGCACATTAACCGAAGGAGGAATTGCCATGATCAAGCAGATCGTTCAGGATATCATTAACAAACAGATCAACGCCGAGATGTATTCGGCCTATCTGTACCTGGGAATGGCGGCCTGGTGTCAGGACCAGAACCTGCCCGGGGCCGCCCAGTGGCTGAAGGCCCAGGCCAAGGAGGAGATGGGCCACGCCATGAAGTTCTACAAGTTCCTGGAGGACACCAATTCCCAGATAGCGCTTAAGGCCATAGACGCTCCGCCGGCCAAGTGGGCCAGCCTGCTCAACGTCTTTGAGGATGCCTACAAGCACGAGCAGAAGGTGACCGGAATGATCTACGAGATCGTCAACCTGGCCGCCAAGGAAGGCGACCACGCCTCGGCCAGCATGTGCAAGTGGTTCGTGGACGAGCAGGTGGAGGAGGAGAGCCAGACCCTGGCCGTAGTGGAGAAACTGAAGATGGCCGGAGATTCCAAGGGAGCCCTGCTGTATATAGACAAGGAACTGGGCAAACGGGAGTAACCCAAC from candidate division TA06 bacterium includes:
- a CDS encoding ferritin, translating into MIKQIVQDIINKQINAEMYSAYLYLGMAAWCQDQNLPGAAQWLKAQAKEEMGHAMKFYKFLEDTNSQIALKAIDAPPAKWASLLNVFEDAYKHEQKVTGMIYEIVNLAAKEGDHASASMCKWFVDEQVEEESQTLAVVEKLKMAGDSKGALLYIDKELGKRE
- a CDS encoding nucleotidyltransferase domain-containing protein, producing the protein MAQKKNNLTLVKRKIRQYVKELSCDIKVDQAILFGSWAKGNHSHFSDIDIAIVSGDFSRFKRVRNIAFLLSHAGKIDSRIEPLPLTPEEIKDPDTRSFAAEILETGKVMYNAH